The following is a genomic window from Nitrosomonas communis.
AATCTAATGCGTCTATCAGAATGTGGCGTTTACAACCATTGATCTTCTTGCCTGCATCGAAAACACGTTGCCCAGGAACTGCACTACATTTGACGCTTTGACTGTCCAGGCAGCCTGCCGTCGGCTGTTTATGTCGGCCACATTTTTCTCGCAAGCGAGAGCGCAATAAATGATGAAGACGTTTCCATGTTCCGTTATAGGGCCAGCGGTAGAAATAGTAATAAACCGAGCTCCAGACTAGAAATTCACGAGGCAATTGTCGCCATTGACAACCTGTTTTTAGAACATACAAGATTGCATTTCCCACCTAACGCATACTCAACTCTCGTGGCCTTCCTACGGCTGATACTGGCAGATGGGGTTTCAAATAACGCCATGTTCCATCACTTAAGTTGCTCGAATAACGTTTCTTTCGTTTTTTTTGTTGATTCATGATGTTGCTTACTAATAGCAAAAAGACGCTACATTAACCCAGAATTCACAATTTCCAAACGGTTTCTAAGTCTTCTGATGCCCAAGCTATAACTGAGAAGTGCAAACAAATTATAACGACAAGCAACAGCATCAATGAATGCCTAAATCTTCCATACTTTCATTTCACTTTCAAAATTCATGTTGTAATCTCTCCTTCAAAAAATTCCTTTAAATTTAATGATCTTCCTGCTTATGCCCAGATATGCTATCTGGGAAAAATGAAGATAGCGCAGCAATGTAGGCAGTTTATTCCCATGAAAAAATCAGTAACAGTCTGTTGAAATCGGATGAGATAGGCAGCAATATTGCAATCGCTTATAAATTTATCCAGCATCAGATTCGGGCACTTTGACCTAAATGAGACATCAGTATTTTCATTTTTTTTAGTTCACTACTATATTTTTTAAAAGTTTTTAACTTCAAAAAATGGCATTATTAAATTTAATATACGATCGATATGATTAAATAGGAGGCAGCCATGAGTCGGTTTTTTATAGCTCTTTTATTTGTTCTATTTGTTACTTTTCCGGTTTATGACGTAAAATCAGCACACGAGAAGCGACTTGATGAGATTGCCGAGCGTGGATCTCATGTCATGCCATTTGATCTCGATAAAACAATCCATATTTTTACTAAAACAAATGAAGGCGGCCTTCAACAAGTTATCGCTAAAGATAAATCCGATTCCGAGCAAATTCATTTAATCCGTAAACACCTCTTAGGCATTTCGACAGAATTCAGCCAGGGTGATTTTTCCAAACCTGCCCAGATTCATGGTGACGATATGCCAGGGTTGGCAGTATTGCAATCTGCCAAAGTAGATCAGATTTTAATTGAATATAAGGAACTTCCCGATGGCGCACAGATTAGTTACTCCTCGCAATCTCCGCCATTTATCGAAGCAATTCATCAATGGTTTGATGCGCAGTTAAGCGATCATGCCCGTCATGCAATGCCTGGACACCCACACAAGCATCAGCATTAATCAACCGACATTCCGCACCTCATTCGCAATTATCTGAATTTTCTTGAGATATGGCTTAATCAATTAAAAATGAGTCAGAATGTATAGAATATGAAGAGCATATCGACGGTTTAGTTTTGTTATTTACTCAGTATTTTGCACAGCGCTTATTTGTATTAACATGGGACTATGAGAATATTTTTTGAATCATTCTTAACTGATCAGGTTATATTTTTTCATACCCATTTTTTCGGAAAAATTAATGAGGAATTATCAGCGAGTTATGGAAAGGGTGCGGAATGTCGGATCAATTATTTTCTCAAATAATTTGGGTTTGCTCGCTTATTCATACTTATGGCACTTGAAATAGCTATCAGATTAGGATTCTTTTGGGTATCTTTGTGCTTTATGGCGATATCGGAAGTATATATACCCAGATGCATTAGACTGTTTCAAAATGTTGTTCTGGCGAAATAATCTAGCACTCACCCTATTCACTTAATACTTCGGTTGGTATTGTCTATAAGAGAGTCTGATGTAACTGCTTATGCTCAAATCAATGGATGGCGATCATCCAATCAGATACAGTCCCACACCTGGTTTGCCATTATAGTAAGCGTAATTTTGCTGGATTGAGTGATTTACTAGCAATACGTGATGATGCATGCCCTTCCCTTATTGTAGCGGATACACTGCGCTCATCATGCTGATCTGGATATCGAGGTAATTCCATTTTCAGTTCAAAAATGTCGCAAAAGCGAGCCGCAGACAGGATCAATAATACGGCAAGGTGAAGCCGACAAAGTCAGTTTGGATTAGAAATGAAACAACAACGGAGGCAAGTTTTCATCCACTAGAAATACTGCTTTCCAAGCTCATCAAATTTGCAGCTATCTTAATCTTGGGTGTATCTGTAGTTGCAGTACCGTTTCTGAATGAGTGCTTAACGCCTTAGCCATGTTCAATCACGCAACATCTGCCTATCGTCCATATTGGATCAGATATTGCATCAGTGACTTGTCATACCTTGTATGGGTTACGTGTATTATTTTATCAACGTGAAAGAAATGAACAGCAATTTCGGATTTATAATCTAGCCATCTGAGATAAATTATTTAGCACATACATAAAAAGGGAAATCTTTAAAGTATTAAATCAAGCTAGAATAATCAATACTTATTTAGTTTTGCACATAAAGTGAATTAAGGGGTACTACACTGTTCGGTAATAAAGCCGTTAATATCGATATAGCACTTCACTCCAGTTCATGGCAGCAGATATCCATTACTCCATAGCAAATAATATTTGATAAATATAAGGAACAATTGATTTGACAAAATATTTCGATGTTTTTAACGGCGATGCGGATGGTATCTGCGCGCTAATTCAACTTCGCCTAGCCGAGCCACTCGATGCGGAATTAATTACTGCCGTTAAGCGCGACATTACACTACTGCAACAAGTGAATGCTACAGCGGGAGACCGTATCACCGTTCTGGATATTTCGCTTGATCGTAACCGTACAGATCTTCAGCGATTGCTTGCAACAGGGGCAAATGTTCATTATTTTGATCACCATTATGCCGGTGAAATTCCGGTACATGGCAACCTACAGGCTATGATCAACGAATCGCCTGATACCTGTACCAGTCTGTTGGTTGATCGCTTTCTAAATGAACGCTATTCCCTTTGGGCTATTGTCGCCGCTTTCGGCGATAACTTGGTTTCTATAGCACAAAAATACTGCTCCGAACTCGGTCTAAATGCAGTCGATATTCAATTATTACGTCAGCTGGGTGAATTACTCAACTACAATGGTTATGGTTCTTATATCGAGGATCTTCATTTTCACCCCGCATCGCTTTTTCGCGCGCTACAGCATTTTGACGATCCACGTGAAGCTTATGGCAGTTCACCTGAAGTAGCTATTCTGGCAAGAGGTTATGCTGCAGACATGCATCACATCTCAGCATTGACACCTTTATTTGTGACTAATACAGCCGCGGTTTATCAGCTTCCGGATGAAGCCTGGGCACGCCGTACAGTCGGTACTTTGGCAAACAATTTATCGCAAACATATCCCGAGCGCGCTCATTTGATTCTTTGTTCTGATGGGCAAGGTTCGTTATCCGTTAGTGTGCGTGCCGCAAAAACGCACCCATATGGCGCATCGGCATTCTGCCGCCACTACCCAGAAGGAGGTGGACGTGAAGCAGCAGCTGGAATCAATCGGCACCCAGAAGTAATGGTAGGAGATCTCATTGCTGATTTTGTGCGAACATTCGGTAGCCCATAAAGGGAAGATCACTATTGTTCGATTTGGTAGAATTCAGATTTTTTGTCGGCTTCACCTTGCCGTATTATTGGTACTGTCGGTAGCTCATCTTCGCGTCAGTTTTAATGTGGAATGGAATAAATCATCCAGAAACGCACTATTACTGAAACTACTATCTGCCCGTGAAGCAACAAGACCTGTTTACTAGATGACTTATCCAAACTGTCATCCGAAAAGGCCAATGCATTATTGATAGCATGGTTGTTGCCCGAACTTAGCCATAAATTGGCTACTTACCAAGTAGATCACTGCGATAAAAGCGATTAAGAGATAATGAGAATAACGCTCGTGCTTACGCGAGTATAACCTCGCACCGCGTCTTCCTGCTGCCTATAGCGCATCATTACCGTTGAATCCAGCTCCAATGCTAATTCGTTAACATGAAGATTGCCAAAAACTAGCGGTATAAATTATCAAATACGCGCGTGTTCATGCTTAATCAAACTTCCTGAGTGACCGCTTGATTGCTTTGAAATTGGCTATTCGTTTAAAACCAAACAGCTTCTTCAACACAATATCATGCCACGAGTCACTTTCTAATTAGGCCCAGCATCCGCTTCATCAGCTCCATGCCACACCAAGCGTTATCTCTTTATTGATAAAGCGAAGCTCAAAATCCACAAAGATTCTCTGGAAGAAAAATGCGCATGAGTCAGGTACCTTAACCTAATATATTATCCATATTTTTCATAACTTATTCTAATGGTCTTCATTAGAAAATCTTCCTAATGCAAAACCTAGCTTTAATGCTGAATATGATTAGAATTAGCTCACACCGAGTAAGTATTTGCTGCGTTACTTGCGACCCTGCGACTCAAGCTAGAATGATCAACCATAACGCTGCGCTTTCGCCTCATTTCCTCCAATTGCCGATAGCTTATGGGATATGGTACATGTCTGAGATATACTGAATTTCATGACCTTATTTGATAGCACATAAATGGACGCAGCATTGATTCTTGTTGCAAAAAAGCCCCTGAGGCCTCATACCTGGGTATCCATACCTTTATTCTGTCCAACCGCTTTTCCTAGAGGTTCATAATCTAATCGGCTTCGTAATCTAACACCATGCGAACAATCATCTTGCTAAATTTGAGTAAATTTATTATCGATTTATTCATAGCTTCATTCTCAAGAAATGAAACCTCCGATAATTCGAAGACAGTTCAATAATGCAATAGAGCCTTCTTAATCTCCCCTTGTATCCTTCTTAGCGCTTGCGGTAGAAAATATGTTCACCATCAGTGATGTGATGGCGCATTTTACGTGACCACTTCGGTTTGACTTTTTTGCTGTGATACCACAGCACTCCATTCATCGCCTTACCATTATCGGTGTATTTATTCCCAAACCGATAATCAGAAACCATTGTCCCGGCCAAGAATAATGCCCGGGCCCAGGCATCACCGTCGTATACCTTATCGGTTTTACCATCGCGAGTCCATGAAAACTGGTGCGGTTGCCAGACCACGCCGCACAGGGTCCTTGGGTAGGCTGGACTATCAAGCCGTTCCAGCGTTACTCTCGCAACATTGATCTGCGCCCTTAATGACTCGCCACGTGCCTCGAAGTAAATATTGCAGGCCAAGCAAACCGTTTCGTCCTGACGCGCCACGTTGCAGTCAAGCACGGCGCTTTGCCGAGGTGCCTTTACCTCAAGCGCTGATGCAGTACGATTCAGAACACATACCGCCGCTAAGGATGTAACCAAAATTTGTGAACGAAAACCCATTTTAGAAAAAATAAATACTTATTTGTACTATCTCTGGTCTAAGCTGGTTAAAAGTTGGGTATTTCTAGTCGCGTTTGTATGTTTCAGATACTGTTTTGAAGAATAATTTTAGGTTTGAAAAGAATAAATAAACAGTCTGCATTTGCATTAAATGATCAAACCGATTTTTATTTGAAGCCAGAGGGATTAAGAGCCGAGACAAACGAAGTTGTTACACGAGAGGCTAATAACAAATCTTGCAGAGGTATATAAAAATCTGAAAACAGATTTTTCCTATAGTTGATGCATTATGGTAGCATTCTCATAATCTACAAGTGCGGTATGAATAGATTTGATCGAGATTGATATTTCATAATTAGAAGCGATAACAATGTTTGTCATTTACCGATAAAGTAAAATAAACTGAGGAATACTTAATTTAATACTTATTAATTAAAATGCGAATTAAGAGCTGAAATAGAAGCCAGTTCATCGATAACGTTAAACTATTGAGGAAGATATCACCCAACCTCAATCAATGTAACGAATGAACTGGCAAGAGCGATTAATAACGATTTATCTCTATGTTTGCAAGCATTATCAGCAAAATCTTTGGACTCATAGTCAAAGAATGAGTCATTACGCAGATTTAAGCTTTAGTGATGAAGAAGTCATTACTCTCTTCCTGTTCGGTGTAATGGACAAGCATCGAGAAATCAAAAGTATTGATGAGTATGCGGATCGTCATTTACGTGATGGGTTTCCGCGACTCCCGAGTTATGTAGCTTATGTTCAGCGCCTGAATCAGGTGGCTGATGTATTTGCGCCCTTATTGGCACTGATTCAGCAGGAACAGGAAACCAGGGATCCCGGGCAGTTTTGGTTGAGCGATTCATTTCCAGTGGCAAAGGCCCCAAGCAAGGCCATCGGTTTAAGGCGTGTGTAGCGAAACAGTTGGCGGATTCAGGCTACTGCTCTACCAGGAAGTTGTACTATTATGGTGTGCGGGTTCATATCATAGGACACCGTCAACCAGGCTCATTGCCGGTCCCTGAGTACATCGGTGTGACTGGCGCCAGCGATCGTGATGGCAAGATATTTGATCAGATTCGGCCACAATTGCACCACAACGAACTGTATGGTGATAAAGCTTATCAACGGCCTGACGCCGAAGAAGTTAGACAAGCTCATAATCTGACTGTCCTGACACCAGTTAAAAAACAAAAAGGGCTACACCATCTGGAACCACAGGATCAATGGTTGTCTACAGCGGTGTCTCGCGTGCGGTAACCGATTGAAGCCTTATTTGCCAGGATTGAAGAAAAGACAGGCATTGAATGTGCCAGCAAAGTGCGTTCTTATAAAGGGCTTATGGTGCATGTCTTCGGAAAGCTGGCTGCGGCTTTATTTTTCTGGAATTATTTGCGAGTTAGCTCTTAATTCGCATTTAAGAGCTCACGTTTCCTTTATTTGTTAAAACCGAGTTCTCGTTTTTCTTCTTCAGCCATTTTTCGATGAATAGAGGCCTCTTTCAAATTCTCTTTGATAGAATTTTCATACTGGCGGATTTTAGCAGTAATATGTGACTGACGGTCTTGGCCTCTCCGGCCATAAGCGTTACTATGACCTTCATATTCCTCAAGCAGTTTTTTCTGTTCCTGCAGCTTTGCTTTCATCTCATTAGCCGCATCTTCGTAATGTTTTGCTATGGCATCATGATTGTTAGGATCTATATTACGCAGCTTAGCACTATAAGCTTCATTGCTCTGAATGCTCCCTATTGTATTCATTTGTGCACAACCAACTAGGGAACCAAGCGTTATTCCAATCATCAATAAAGTCAGTTTTTTAATCATCTTATCTCCGTCAACTTACTTTAATTTCACCCTGTTTCTTTATTTAAAAAAATTATTATCAAAATAATACGTCAGTATTTTATTAACAATAACCGCAATGAAAATGCGTTCTTTGAAGGAAACGATTATAGTTGAATAGACAATTTCAAATGGCGCTTTACTTAATATTTGGATGTGATTTTTTATATTTTTACTCACAATAACGGCATGTTTTTTAATGTATTAACCTCATGATCCGTATTAAAATTCACTCCTATGCTATAGGATACCGATGCAAAAAACAAAAAATAAGTCTTAATAATAGAAATAAATCGTTTCCATAATAGAAACAATTAAACTTTATAAATGCTTAGCTTTAATCTAGATATAGATATAGATAGCTGAGTCAAGCAGCTAACTAGATGAGAGAACATGACATTGAATACATAAAAATGGAATAATTGTAAAGATTCTGTCGCAAAGTCCAGATTCTTCCAAGAATAAACATTCTTACCGATGAGTCCTCCGAATTTCCGGAAAACTCGGAAGTTTGAGTCAAAACCACTATGCCTGGGTCTTTCTACTGAAAATAATATGCCCTTCCCAGCTTTATCGCTAAATGCAGGTTGTCAATCGGGTCCAGCACCCGCGATCGCTGAGCCAGTTTATCCACTCCGTGCTTGACATATTCATCGGTAAGATCAATTGGTATATATCACGATGCCGAATCGCTTCCGCTTTACATAGCCCGATGATAGTCCTTGCCAGCGCATTTTTTAAGAATCTTCTGTAGGCACTATAGAATATTTTACGCCAGCTCCCACTGGAGCGTTCATATTGGAGGGTACTTTGCGCTCATTTACCCTATCGCATCTATTTGCCAAATTTATAGCAATGAAGCTTACTCGAGATCTCCTAGTTCATGCTTTTAGCAGACACACAGACTGGCCGAATGCTTGCAGTCCTTCAATTATTCCGCCATTGTCTAGCTTAACTGGATACTGCAAGAAGATAAATGGTTCATTTCCCCCAATTATTGATACGATTGTCAGACCCAACCGATCCGCCCAACGCTCGATCCCATCATGACCAATAAATAAGGATCGTCTCGAGTTTTCCACAGACCCTCTAATTTCAATCAAACTGCAATGTACGGCTCTCTCTATGGCTCGCTCATGACCAAAACACGCTCTTTCCAACTCTGCCATTAATAATGATTTATTGCCAAGGACCATATTATCTGATCACTTCCAGTTATGCAGGCCGATAAGGGTCCTCTGCCAGGAGATTATCGTAAGGATCTCCTTTTGCCTACAAGCAACTCTAACCACAATAACCATCTTGCGCTAGTATTAGCTTTCTATCTATAGTTTTTTAGTTTTGAATGTATCACACTCACTAATTTTTCCCGATTCCAGCCCCCTTTTAAACCAGCGAACTCGCTGTTCTGAAGTTCCATGAGTAAAAGACTCAGGAACAATATAGCCCTGTGATTGTTTCTGTAAACGATCATCACCAATAGCTGTGGCAGCATTTAAGCCTTCTTCAACATCACCACTTTCCAGAATATTGCGTGCACGTTGTGCATTATTTGCCCATACACCAGCAAAACAATCTGCCTGTAATTCCAGTCGAACAGATAGTGCGTTTCTTTGGGTTTCATTCATACTCCTCCTCAAGGTCATAACATGATTAGAGATGCCTAACAAGGTTTGGATATGATGACCAATCTCATGGGCGATAACATATGCTCGTGCAAAATCTCCAGAAGCACCTAATTTTTTTAAATCATCAAAAAAATCAAGATCTATATAAACCTTCTGGTCAGCGGGACAGTAAAATGGACCCATTGCGGCTTGTGCAAAACCACATGCGGACTGTACAACACCACTGAATAAAACAAGCGTAGGTTCTTTGTAACTTTTATTTAACTGCTCAGGAAATAATACTTTCCAAGTATCCTCTGTATCTGCAAGAATCACGGATGTAAATTCCCTTGCCTCCTCCTGACCAGAAATAATAGGTTGAGTTTCTGTTTGAGATGATTGAACCCCGCCCTCTAAAATTTCTGCTCCTTGCATAATGATACGTGGATCGATATCCAGAAACATCGCTAGAAGGACTAAAATGACGATTCCTATACTTCCGCCCCCAAGTCCAGCTCTAGAGATACGTAATCCACGCCTGTCTTCAATATTCTGACTACGACGTCCAGTTTTCCAGCGCATAAATTTCTCCAATAAGTATTGAACTTAATGCAAGTTTTAAATGTACATCTTATCCCATTTCTAAATCAAACCTGATTTTGTTGGGTTTTTTGTCGTATTGTTTATATAATGTCTACAGTTTGTCTTCGTGTTATTTCTGATTGGGAAATAGAATTATCGGGTCCAGGTCTATCAATAAAGCAAAGACGCGGCCCATACATATTGAACACATCACGCTATCTTTCATCAATTGCTCAAGCACATTCACTGTTATTACCGTAATCGGGTAGATAAGCGTTATAAGAGTAATGGCCAAGTATGCACACTTAATTGTTTGACCCTATTTATAGCACTGATTTATGCGAAATTAGCGCAAAGATTTTTTACTTCATGATCTACAAATGAATTTAAGCAGTCTGGTCTCTTGCTATTTTTCTACCTAGGAACAACACTGATTCAACATTCAACGCTTGCAAA
Proteins encoded in this region:
- a CDS encoding transposase, translated to MGNAILYVLKTGCQWRQLPREFLVWSSVYYYFYRWPYNGTWKRLHHLLRSRLREKCGRHKQPTAGCLDSQSVKCSAVPGQRVFDAGKKINGCKRHILIDALD
- a CDS encoding cell wall hydrolase encodes the protein MGFRSQILVTSLAAVCVLNRTASALEVKAPRQSAVLDCNVARQDETVCLACNIYFEARGESLRAQINVARVTLERLDSPAYPRTLCGVVWQPHQFSWTRDGKTDKVYDGDAWARALFLAGTMVSDYRFGNKYTDNGKAMNGVLWYHSKKVKPKWSRKMRHHITDGEHIFYRKR
- the ypfJ gene encoding KPN_02809 family neutral zinc metallopeptidase, with the translated sequence MRWKTGRRSQNIEDRRGLRISRAGLGGGSIGIVILVLLAMFLDIDPRIIMQGAEILEGGVQSSQTETQPIISGQEEAREFTSVILADTEDTWKVLFPEQLNKSYKEPTLVLFSGVVQSACGFAQAAMGPFYCPADQKVYIDLDFFDDLKKLGASGDFARAYVIAHEIGHHIQTLLGISNHVMTLRRSMNETQRNALSVRLELQADCFAGVWANNAQRARNILESGDVEEGLNAATAIGDDRLQKQSQGYIVPESFTHGTSEQRVRWFKRGLESGKISECDTFKTKKL
- a CDS encoding DUF4372 domain-containing protein, producing MFHQLLKHIHCYYRNRVDKRYKSNGQVCTLNCLTLFIALIYAKLAQRFFTS